ATCTGGTCGAAGAGGTCAGCATCGACACCAGCCGCGATATCGCCTGACCACCTTTTTACTGCGGTGGGTTCGCAGAGTGAACCCCCCTCGCAAAAAGCTGGACCAAAAACTCCTCCGAACGCGCCGGCCGGCGCGTTCGGAGAGAACCGCGTCTCACTTCGTTCGACGCGGACACTTCGAGAGATCTACAGCCCCCATTGATGAAGCGAAGCCACCATGGAACGGAGGGGTTCACAGACCGCTTCGCTCGGTGGTCAAACAGCGTATCGGGTGCAGTAGCCGATCAGTTGCGCCATTCGTTGATGAGTGTCGGGACGATAACGCCAACGCCGAGCAGCACGGCGAAGTGAACCCATTGGCGGTCGGTGACGGCTGTTGTCCCATACACCGATACGAGAGCGACGACGACGAAAAATGCGGTAATCTTGGTTTCTGTGCGAACCAAACCATTCGACTGTGAGGAGGGCTGTTCTGACACTCTCGATCGTTCGGCTGCATCTCACTAATACTCTTTCCACAATCCCGGTGCCGACTGCGGCCACTAACCGACCATAGCAGGAGCCAGACCTGTCTGGACAAGTGGCCAGCACACGAACAGATCTGTCACTGCTCCCAGCGGAGTCGGAGCCCGAATTCACCGTTTGTTTCAGCGACTTCGATATAGCTCTCGCGGTCGCCAACCGCACGCGGCAGTCGGACTGAAGCGGAATCCATCCACTCGGCAGTCGAAATGGTGAACGTATAGTTTCCGGGTCGGTCGATTGTGGTCACGTCCCACTCGGTTCCGGGTTGAACGGATCGCGTCGCGTTCAACACGGCCACGCCACCGCGTTCAACTCGATAGGACACGTTCCACGTCCCATTCGTCGGATTGTACACCGTGACCTCGGCGTTGGCGTCGCCATCGAAGCGCTGTTCCGGCGAGTCCGTCACTGTGCCGGACGCACCGCTACATCCGGCGAGGACGAGACAACAACAGACGAGGAGGGCCTTGAATTGCACAGCTAGCGGTGTTACCCCGTAAGTACATATTTCTTGTCACAAAGGAAGCAACAGCGCGGTCGCGGGTATCGATAGCAGCTATCGTCGAAGACGTGCTCGCGAAAGCGTCAAAGCGAGTTGCCCGGAACTCACAGCGAACTGGGACGCTTTGGGAAGATCGCATTGCGACCTCGCCTCGCTCGCGGGACAGTAAAGCCACCGCCAAGGTACCGTTTTGTCGACGGCGGCCGTACCACCAGTATGGACCAGCAGGCGTCCGTCGACGCGGAGTCGATCCGTCAGCGGGCGTGGATCGAGTACAGAGAGCCCGAAACCGCGCGGGTCGACCAACCCGTCTGGGTGGCAGAAGACCGAGAGAGCGGTTGTCTGGCCATCGGCGACGTCCGTATCGAAGCCGTGGGGAATCTGGTCGCCGCCGTCGACGAGTACGAGCGATCGGACACCGACACGCCGCTACTGAAGGCTCGTGGACAATCGATACCGCGCCGGTTGGGGCGGGAAAATGAAACCGCGCCGTTAATCGATCGGCTGTTACCCTGGCGATAACTCGTCTAGGGCCGGGGCTTTACTCTTCGTCGACGTCCAGTTCCTCGGCGAGTTCGTCGGCGTCGACGTCCGCGTCTTCGAGCGCTTCTTCGAGGTCGCCACCGCCGCCACCGCCCATACCGCCCATCATGCCGCCCATGCCGCCCATCATGCCACCGCCCTCGCCCAGCGTCTCCTGGACGATGACGCGGTCAACACCGAGCAGCTCGACGAACTGCTGGGCGATCTGCTGTTTCTGGAACATCCACTGCTGGTTCATCGACAGCTGAGGCGTGGCCTCGATGTACAGCGTGTCCTTCTCGACTTCGACGGTCTCGGTGACCGGGCCGTCCTCGTCGTCGTCGGCATCTTCGAGCTCTTCGGGGTCGTCGACGACTTCCTCTTCTTCCACGACGTCGGTCTCGAACCAGACGTCGAGTTCCATGCTGAGCATGGTTTCGAGCAGACTCTCGGCCTTGGCCTCGCGGTCCTCGACAGTGTCGACGATCTCGTACTCGTACTCGATGTCCTCACCGGCGAGTGGGTGGTTGAAGTCGACGCGAGCGCGCCCGCCGATGATCGTCTCGACGTGGCCGTGCTCGCCGTCGACGTCGACGTGAGCGCCGGGATAGCGGTCGTCCTCGGGGATCTTGTTGGCGCTGACGGTCCGGACTTCTTCCTCGTCGTAGGCGCCAAAGGCGTCGTCGGCCGCGACGACGACCGATCCTTCCCCGCCGACTTCCTCGCCGATGACGGCCTCCTCGACGGGTTCGAAGAGGTGGCCTTCGCCCAGAACGATCGTCCGGGGTTCGAACTCTTCGTCCTCACCGACGCCTTCCTCGTCGGCGATTTCCTGACTGGTCGTATCCACGAGGTTACCATCCTCGACGGTCCGTGCGGTGTATTCTACCGTAACGAAGTCACCCTCCGCCAGACCGGTCGCCTCGTCGCTTTGCGTTTGTTCCTCGGCCGTCTCGTCCGCGGAATCGTCGGTCATACCGAAAAGGAGTCCCGTTGCACTCTTAAGGACAACGTTTCGGGGCTATCGACCGTGATCGGAGATGCGTGCGGTTTTTGGCCTGTAGACCGCTGTGCTCGCTCATGTACGAGGTAGAGATGAAAGTGCGGGCAGACCACGAGACGGTCCGGCAGGCACTGCTGGACGCTGGGGCCGACCCGCTCGGGACGATCCGGCAGGTCGATACGTACTACGACGCCCCCCACCGGGACTTCGCGGCGACTGACGAAGCGTTGCGGGTCCGCCGGGAACACCGTCACGGCGAGACGACGGCGAAGCTCACCTACAAGGGGCCAAAGATCGACAGCGAATCGAAGAGCCGCAAGGAAGCCGAGACGACGGTCGGAGACGGCGAGACGGCCGACGCTATCGTCCGCGGACTCGGATTCGAACCCGCCGCAACCGTCGAGAAAGAACGACATCGATACGCACTCAGCGGGTACATCGTCACGCTCGACGACGTAAGCGATCTCGGGGAGTTCGTCGAAATCGAAACCGAAGTCGACGACGAGAGTGCAGTCGAAGGGGCGCGAGAATCCCTCCAGGGGAAGCTGGCGGACCTCGGACTGGATCCCGCCGAAAGCATCCGGCGGTCCTACCTCGGCTTGCTCTTGGATAACTCCAAGTAATTGATCGCGGTCCGAAAGTTTCCGTAAGTTATAGACAGTGCGGCAGGTAAGCTGGTAGTAATGACTGACCGAAACATTCGCGTCACGCCAGCCAGCGGGTTGGCCGTCGAGGACCAGCGGGTCGAAGTCGTCGAGCGCAAGGGCCTGGGTCATCCAGACTCGATCTGTGACGGCGTCGCCGAGCGCGTCTCACAGGCGCTGGCCCAAGCGTACTTGGATCGTGTCGGCAAGGTGCTGCACTACAACACCGACGAGACACAACTCGTCGCCGGCACGTCCGCCCCGGCCTTTGGTGGCGGCGAAGTGATCGAGCCGATCTACCTGTTGCTCGTCGGCCGAGCGACCAAGGAGTTTCAGGGCCAGCGCATCCCGACGGATACGATCGCCCTGGAGGCTGCCCGCGAGTATCTCGACGAGGCCTTCCCGCACCTCGACGTTGGCTCGGACGTGATCGTCGACGTCCGGCTGGGCGAGGGAAGCGGTGACCTCCAGGAAGTGTTCGGCGAAGACGGCGCGGCCGTGCCGATGGCCAACGACACCTCCTACGGTGTCGGCCACGCCCCGCTGACCGAGACCGAACAGATCGTCCTGAACACAGAGCGCCGCCTCAACGGGGAGTACGCCGTCGAGAACCCGGCGATCGGCCAGGACATCAAGGTGATGGGCAAGCGTGAAGGTGACCACATCGACGTGACCGTCGCCGCCGCGACGGTCGATGC
The sequence above is drawn from the Halorhabdus sp. CBA1104 genome and encodes:
- a CDS encoding peptidylprolyl isomerase, producing MTDDSADETAEEQTQSDEATGLAEGDFVTVEYTARTVEDGNLVDTTSQEIADEEGVGEDEEFEPRTIVLGEGHLFEPVEEAVIGEEVGGEGSVVVAADDAFGAYDEEEVRTVSANKIPEDDRYPGAHVDVDGEHGHVETIIGGRARVDFNHPLAGEDIEYEYEIVDTVEDREAKAESLLETMLSMELDVWFETDVVEEEEVVDDPEELEDADDDEDGPVTETVEVEKDTLYIEATPQLSMNQQWMFQKQQIAQQFVELLGVDRVIVQETLGEGGGMMGGMGGMMGGMGGGGGGDLEEALEDADVDADELAEELDVDEE
- a CDS encoding methionine adenosyltransferase; the protein is MTDRNIRVTPASGLAVEDQRVEVVERKGLGHPDSICDGVAERVSQALAQAYLDRVGKVLHYNTDETQLVAGTSAPAFGGGEVIEPIYLLLVGRATKEFQGQRIPTDTIALEAAREYLDEAFPHLDVGSDVIVDVRLGEGSGDLQEVFGEDGAAVPMANDTSYGVGHAPLTETEQIVLNTERRLNGEYAVENPAIGQDIKVMGKREGDHIDVTVAAATVDAHVENIHEYRDAVEGVREYVTDLAGEYTDRSINVDVNTADDYEEGAIYLTTTGTSAEQGDDGSVGRGNRANGLITPNRPMSMEATSGKNPVNHIGKIYNLLSTEIAQSVVAEVDGIRQLQVRLLSQIGSPIDDPHVADASIITEDGVAVADVKDDVSAIIDEELADITDITERVIEGDLSTF
- the cyaB gene encoding class IV adenylate cyclase produces the protein MYEVEMKVRADHETVRQALLDAGADPLGTIRQVDTYYDAPHRDFAATDEALRVRREHRHGETTAKLTYKGPKIDSESKSRKEAETTVGDGETADAIVRGLGFEPAATVEKERHRYALSGYIVTLDDVSDLGEFVEIETEVDDESAVEGARESLQGKLADLGLDPAESIRRSYLGLLLDNSK